Below is a window of Streptobacillus canis DNA.
CAGGTAATATTAAATCAACTTTCTTACATATATCATTTACAGTATCTTTCATTTTTTGTGTATCTTCCCACATTTGTGGTCTTAAATTAGGATCAAAAGTTATATATTTACCTTTTTGTTTTGCTTTATTTATTAGATGATATAAAGCTTCTTTAAATGTTTCTGATATACCCAAAGGAATACCTGTTATATGAACTAAGTCAAATTCATCAAAAGATATTTTATCTATATCTTCTTTAGATATTTTACTTGCTGCTGAACCTTTTCTAAAGTTATGGACTAATGGATCTCCTTCAAAAACTTTAGATTTAAACTGCATCCCTGTTCTACCTTTTTCATCAAATTCTAAGTATTTAGTACCTATTTTTTCTTTTTCTAAAAAATCGTATATTTTTTCTCCAAAAGGATCTTTACCTAATTTTGTTAAATATTCACAATTAAATCCTAATCTTGAAAGACCTACACAAACATTTAATTCAGCTCCTGCAATTGCAGTCTTAAAATTATCAACATTTGATAAAGGTCCACAATCTTCTGCCATTAGGAGCATCATTGCCTCTCCGACTAATAAGATATTTTTCATTTTCTTCTCCTATTCTTTGTAGATCCTCTAACTATTAATTTAGCTGGTAATTCAATATATTCTATAGGTTTATCTTCATTTTTTATTCTTTCAAGTATAAGTTCTGCACATC
It encodes the following:
- a CDS encoding sugar kinase; the encoded protein is MKNILLVGEAMMLLMAEDCGPLSNVDNFKTAIAGAELNVCVGLSRLGFNCEYLTKLGKDPFGEKIYDFLEKEKIGTKYLEFDEKGRTGMQFKSKVFEGDPLVHNFRKGSAASKISKEDIDKISFDEFDLVHITGIPLGISETFKEALYHLINKAKQKGKYITFDPNLRPQMWEDTQKMKDTVNDICKKVDLILPGIGECKILLGLNDINEIAKKYFEMGVKKVIIKEGEKGSHYFEEDKHFFVPSFKVKEVIDTVGAGDGFAVGIISSILDGLSEEKMLERANAIGAIQVSHRSDNEGLPNREELSNFINKNR